One part of the Caproiciproducens sp. CPB-2 genome encodes these proteins:
- a CDS encoding PTS system mannose/fructose/N-acetylgalactosamine-transporter subunit IIB, which translates to MAIAVARIDERLVHGQIAYSWSVAYQVDTIIVVDDICAKDQMQKMLIGMAVPKGKTGYVFSVDETIQYFKSEKDLHQKIFLVAKGPEAYLKLVEGGVAVKSINVGGMYFKEGKKQLSKTVYVDDEDIRTFRKLQEQGVECEIRTAPSDKSLDLYHLC; encoded by the coding sequence ATGGCAATTGCAGTGGCAAGAATAGACGAAAGGCTGGTTCACGGTCAAATAGCCTATAGCTGGAGCGTAGCATATCAGGTGGACACCATTATTGTTGTGGACGATATCTGCGCAAAGGACCAAATGCAGAAAATGCTGATCGGGATGGCGGTGCCGAAAGGAAAGACCGGTTATGTCTTTTCAGTGGACGAAACGATACAGTACTTTAAAAGTGAAAAGGATCTCCATCAAAAAATCTTTTTAGTGGCAAAAGGACCGGAGGCATATTTAAAGCTGGTAGAAGGAGGCGTGGCGGTAAAAAGCATAAATGTCGGCGGAATGTATTTTAAGGAGGGGAAGAAGCAGCTGTCCAAAACGGTTTACGTGGATGACGAAGACATCCGGACCTTCAGAAAGCTTCAGGAACAAGGAGTGGAGTGTGAAATCAGGACTGCTCCAAGTGATAAATCTCTTGATCTGTACCATTTATGCTGA
- a CDS encoding PTS sugar transporter subunit IIA: MGDKKKKRRILIVSHGKIAEAMVHVATLIMGEMDAVDYLCLQEDESLESFTARIGEKTKEECEYIILADLMSGTPFNAAFAVKQGKPRLEIIAGFNLPLLLSLVNDQDAPLDQAIKNAVETGKTTLFHLAPENLSHRD; the protein is encoded by the coding sequence ATGGGTGATAAGAAAAAGAAGCGAAGAATTTTAATTGTAAGCCATGGAAAAATCGCGGAGGCGATGGTACACGTTGCTACACTGATCATGGGTGAGATGGATGCAGTCGACTATCTGTGCCTGCAGGAAGATGAATCTTTGGAAAGCTTTACCGCAAGAATCGGGGAAAAGACAAAAGAGGAGTGCGAATATATCATTCTTGCCGACCTGATGAGCGGGACGCCCTTTAATGCCGCGTTTGCGGTAAAGCAGGGAAAGCCGCGCCTTGAGATCATCGCGGGCTTCAATTTGCCGCTGCTGCTTTCATTGGTGAACGATCAGGATGCTCCTTTGGATCAGGCGATAAAAAACGCGGTGGAGACGGGAAAAACGACGCTTTTCCATTTAGCGCCCGAAAATCTGAGTCACCGGGACTGA
- the murQ gene encoding N-acetylmuramic acid 6-phosphate etherase gives MTNLDILETEQKNEESREIDVMSTIEMLEVINSEDKKVAFAVEKVLPAIQELIDEAHKRMMRGGRVVYIGAGTSGRLGVLDASECPPTFGVEPTLIQGVIAGGFEALIRAKEGAEDDFSLAKQDLTRISLNSSDTVIGLAASGRTPYVIGGLDYAKEIGAYTGAISCVSNAEISMHAQTKIEVLVGPEVITGSTRMKSGTAQKMILNMISTALMVQYGKVYKNLMVDVQPTNEKLIERAKRIILSSTGCSYEEAEKYLKSSGSDVKVAICMALTGLSRSNCETMLNDSLGNISTAIRSLKSKDAVLPKN, from the coding sequence ATCACAAATCTTGATATACTTGAAACAGAGCAAAAGAACGAAGAAAGCCGTGAGATCGATGTAATGAGCACAATCGAAATGCTTGAAGTAATCAATTCCGAAGATAAAAAGGTTGCTTTTGCCGTAGAAAAAGTGCTGCCCGCTATTCAGGAGCTGATAGATGAAGCGCACAAGCGCATGATGCGCGGCGGCAGAGTCGTCTACATCGGCGCGGGCACTTCGGGCAGGCTGGGTGTCTTGGACGCCAGCGAATGTCCTCCGACCTTCGGTGTGGAGCCCACGCTGATCCAGGGCGTCATCGCCGGCGGATTTGAGGCGCTGATCAGGGCGAAGGAAGGGGCAGAGGATGATTTCTCCCTCGCAAAGCAGGATTTAACGCGCATTTCTCTGAACAGCAGCGATACCGTTATCGGTCTGGCGGCAAGCGGGAGAACACCGTACGTGATCGGCGGGCTGGATTACGCAAAAGAGATCGGCGCTTACACCGGGGCAATCAGCTGCGTGAGCAACGCTGAAATCTCAATGCATGCTCAAACCAAAATCGAAGTGCTTGTCGGACCGGAAGTCATTACCGGCTCCACACGCATGAAATCCGGGACCGCACAAAAAATGATTTTGAATATGATTTCCACCGCACTTATGGTACAATATGGAAAGGTGTACAAAAATCTGATGGTAGACGTACAGCCGACAAACGAAAAGCTGATCGAGAGGGCAAAACGGATTATCCTGTCAAGCACCGGGTGCAGCTACGAAGAAGCCGAAAAATATCTGAAATCCAGCGGCTCCGACGTAAAGGTGGCGATCTGCATGGCGCTGACCGGTCTTTCCAGAAGCAATTGTGAAACCATGCTGAACGATAGCCTGGGCAATATATCGACGGCAATCCGCTCGCTTAAAAGCAAAGACGCCGTACTCCCCAAAAACTGA
- a CDS encoding MurR/RpiR family transcriptional regulator: MSCIYKIREGASSYTDTEKKLADYILNHIDEVPLNSSQTLGERVGVSAAAVIRFSKKLGYNGFTALKVDLAKDRAAEITNYDDMIQEQDSMDTVLKKAENLNTMLQNQAYRLINTASLEKAVDLLLHCDTVYLFGVGGSGIVCMDFMQKLTRINRRVVFQSDFHYQLPAAAHMTDRDAAIAVSYSGTTREVNTAVQLAKELGTPVISITQFKKSPLVKLSDILLYIPSSERELRLGAIASRNASLIVTDLLYLGLAKNDIGMIKEYLVRTKEAIKRLK, from the coding sequence ATGAGCTGCATTTATAAAATACGGGAAGGAGCCTCCAGCTACACGGATACGGAAAAGAAGCTGGCGGATTACATCCTTAACCATATTGACGAAGTCCCCTTAAACTCATCACAGACTTTAGGGGAACGCGTCGGTGTTTCTGCCGCCGCAGTGATACGCTTTTCTAAAAAACTGGGTTACAACGGCTTTACCGCTCTGAAAGTCGATCTGGCCAAGGACAGAGCTGCTGAAATCACAAATTACGACGACATGATTCAGGAACAGGATTCGATGGATACCGTCCTGAAAAAGGCGGAAAACCTGAATACCATGCTGCAGAATCAGGCATACCGGCTTATCAACACCGCAAGCCTTGAAAAAGCGGTCGACCTGCTGCTTCACTGTGACACGGTCTATCTTTTCGGGGTCGGCGGGTCGGGGATCGTGTGTATGGACTTTATGCAGAAGCTGACGCGGATAAATCGCAGGGTCGTGTTTCAAAGCGATTTTCATTATCAGCTGCCCGCCGCCGCTCACATGACGGACCGGGATGCGGCGATCGCCGTTAGCTACAGCGGGACAACACGCGAGGTCAACACTGCCGTACAGCTTGCGAAAGAGCTGGGGACGCCCGTTATCAGCATTACTCAGTTCAAAAAAAGTCCTTTGGTAAAGCTTTCAGACATCCTGCTCTATATTCCCTCCTCGGAGAGAGAGTTGAGGCTGGGCGCAATTGCTTCGCGCAACGCCTCTCTCATCGTCACGGACCTGCTGTATTTGGGTCTTGCAAAAAACGACATAGGGATGATAAAGGAATATCTGGTCAGGACCAAGGAAGCGATCAAGCGTTTAAAATAG
- a CDS encoding lysylphosphatidylglycerol synthase transmembrane domain-containing protein translates to MAGSLKKGIRKNLFVILTLLLSAGILLYFLFTTDGIVALGEIILKLRPEWLFLSVAGAVLCWISEGFVLNLLCVHLYPEWSFGRSFCVGMIGFLYSAVTPFSTGGQPMQIYSMRKLGMDTGKAGSIIAVKTLTYQVVMVLYSLVLVAMKLHFFQTSVSNFSFVTIIGLISNSTFITLVALFMISETATDKIVTGVIRFLHKVKLCRHPQERYEKIHSQLEIFHGASKLMGRSVRLYAVVMAFTVVQITLNSLIPYFIYRSFNIGSASVTTMVAAQVFVAMVSAFVPLPGASGGAEGSFYLFFGMFFKTAIIPAILLWRIITYYFNILFGGVFAYVAQKRYHVQAPDELEKQ, encoded by the coding sequence ATGGCAGGTAGTCTAAAAAAAGGAATCCGCAAAAATCTTTTTGTCATTCTTACACTGCTTCTTTCCGCCGGAATTCTGCTTTACTTTCTGTTTACCACGGATGGGATTGTCGCACTGGGGGAAATTATCCTGAAGCTGAGGCCCGAGTGGCTGTTTTTATCCGTTGCGGGCGCGGTGCTCTGCTGGATTTCGGAGGGTTTCGTCCTGAACCTGCTCTGTGTCCATTTGTATCCCGAATGGAGCTTCGGGCGTTCTTTTTGCGTAGGCATGATCGGCTTTTTGTACAGCGCGGTTACGCCGTTTTCAACCGGCGGCCAGCCGATGCAGATTTACTCCATGAGAAAATTGGGTATGGACACGGGGAAGGCCGGCTCCATCATTGCAGTCAAGACCCTGACTTATCAGGTGGTCATGGTGCTGTATTCCCTCGTACTGGTTGCCATGAAGCTGCATTTTTTCCAGACGAGCGTCAGCAATTTTTCCTTTGTAACGATTATCGGGCTGATCAGCAACAGCACTTTTATCACCCTGGTCGCCCTGTTCATGATCAGCGAGACCGCCACGGATAAAATTGTGACGGGCGTGATCCGCTTTCTTCATAAAGTGAAGCTTTGCAGACATCCCCAAGAGCGTTATGAGAAAATCCACAGCCAGCTCGAAATTTTCCACGGCGCTTCCAAGCTGATGGGAAGATCGGTCAGGCTGTATGCCGTCGTGATGGCGTTCACCGTTGTTCAGATCACGCTGAACAGCCTGATTCCCTATTTCATTTACCGCAGCTTCAACATAGGCTCCGCGTCGGTCACAACCATGGTGGCGGCCCAGGTGTTCGTAGCCATGGTCAGCGCGTTTGTGCCGCTGCCGGGAGCCTCCGGCGGCGCGGAAGGCAGCTTCTACCTGTTTTTCGGCATGTTCTTTAAGACCGCGATCATCCCCGCGATCCTTCTGTGGAGAATCATTACCTATTATTTCAATATCCTGTTCGGCGGCGTTTTCGCCTATGTCGCGCAAAAACGCTACCATGTGCAGGCGCCGGACGAATTGGAAAAACAATGA
- a CDS encoding spore coat associated protein CotJA, translating into MNDMKIVEGESCLLSPPPLPATTVVAMAYVPFQQFGAVYEPEMGLRSGTIFPDLDKPFLGKRGVMK; encoded by the coding sequence ATGAACGACATGAAAATCGTGGAAGGGGAATCGTGCCTGCTGAGTCCCCCGCCGTTGCCCGCAACGACCGTCGTGGCAATGGCATACGTTCCTTTCCAGCAGTTCGGCGCGGTATACGAGCCGGAAATGGGTCTGCGCAGCGGCACCATATTCCCAGATCTTGACAAACCTTTTTTAGGTAAACGAGGTGTAATGAAATGA
- a CDS encoding spore coat protein CotJB produces MTEQEALMTRIRSYQFAMWELHIFLDTHPGDCKAAQKLEEYRKATNEMTARYEAAYGPVNVNAQNTSRWAWIADPWPWDGTAAGNNTNVQGMSRPKENTMPWANNAMPWQSMNSAGNAAVQGTSAQQNIAMPRMNLPMTQNAPTANTAVQGAAMQQNSPMPWMNMPAVQSSSMQQGSEIPRMNLPTMQSAAGNTATQGAAMQQNAVMPQTNTQNAAGNTATQGAAMQQNAVMPQTNTQSAAGNTATQGAAMRQNSAMPQTNTQNAAGNTATQGAAMQQNAVMPQTNTQNAAGNTAVQGTAQNKTMPQSNVLSWVNILGK; encoded by the coding sequence ATGACCGAACAGGAAGCTTTAATGACGAGAATCCGCTCCTACCAGTTTGCAATGTGGGAGCTTCATATTTTTTTAGATACCCATCCCGGCGACTGCAAAGCGGCGCAGAAGCTGGAAGAATACAGAAAAGCGACAAATGAAATGACCGCGAGGTATGAAGCGGCCTACGGGCCGGTCAATGTGAACGCCCAGAACACCAGCCGCTGGGCGTGGATCGCCGACCCCTGGCCGTGGGACGGCACAGCAGCCGGAAACAACACGAATGTACAGGGAATGTCAAGGCCGAAGGAAAACACGATGCCGTGGGCCAATAACGCAATGCCGTGGCAAAGCATGAATTCCGCCGGAAACGCGGCGGTACAGGGAACCTCTGCGCAGCAGAACATCGCCATGCCGCGGATGAATCTGCCGATGACGCAAAACGCTCCAACCGCAAATACAGCGGTACAGGGTGCCGCCATGCAGCAAAACAGCCCCATGCCATGGATGAACATGCCGGCGGTGCAAAGCTCCTCCATGCAGCAGGGCAGTGAGATTCCTCGCATGAATCTGCCAACAATGCAGAGTGCCGCCGGAAATACGGCGACGCAGGGCGCCGCCATGCAGCAGAACGCCGTGATGCCGCAGACGAACACGCAGAACGCCGCCGGAAACACGGCGACGCAGGGCGCCGCCATGCAGCAGAACGCCGTGATGCCACAGACCAACACGCAGAGTGCCGCCGGAAATACGGCGACGCAGGGCGCCGCCATGCGGCAGAACAGCGCGATGCCGCAGACGAACACGCAGAACGCCGCCGGAAACACGGCGACGCAGGGCGCCGCCATGCAGCAGAACGCCGTGATGCCGCAGACCAACACGCAGAACGCCGCCGGAAACACGGCGGTACAGGGGACTGCACAGAACAAAACGATGCCGCAGTCAAACGTGCTTTCATGGGTAAATATATTAGGAAAATAA
- a CDS encoding DUF1292 domain-containing protein — MTPVNDEYGADLITLIDDDGEEHEFEVLDVIDNDDGCFYALLPTFEDPQDKVDAEGTYYIFEAIEENGEQQLAEVEDEELLDKLAELFESRFEELYDSEEDTENDE, encoded by the coding sequence ATGACCCCTGTGAACGACGAATACGGTGCGGATTTAATTACCCTGATTGACGACGACGGCGAAGAACACGAATTTGAGGTTCTGGATGTTATCGATAACGACGACGGCTGCTTCTACGCGCTGCTGCCGACTTTTGAGGATCCACAGGATAAAGTTGACGCGGAGGGCACTTATTATATCTTTGAAGCGATCGAAGAAAACGGCGAGCAGCAGCTGGCCGAAGTAGAGGACGAAGAGCTGCTCGACAAGCTTGCCGAGCTTTTTGAAAGCCGCTTTGAAGAGCTGTACGATTCCGAGGAAGATACGGAAAACGACGAATAA